A genomic window from Plasmodium reichenowi strain SY57 chromosome 6, whole genome shotgun sequence includes:
- a CDS encoding hypothetical protein (conserved Plasmodium protein, unknown function) yields the protein MNIHEIDEKIITHGNFMRQAFYSSNIKIKTHDIVQAIEEEEEKEKEKKKKKKTDNKDLLRLSENIISKIKSDGSDIIKKEGSILDVNSRNVCYALKNGKFRLINQNGINTTRVKLLYDNEVLYVCFNKENGNYLLLLDNKGHLYIYKINEYKLDLILCLNFPPYEKKNQNYNILKDIKNVLKSGIPKKASWLPKSDKYFLTGHNNCIYIWNLSLLTNTIIMNKLKDQIDVTDKLISLCAITLSFEQVMYKYNYIFNEEKNEVDGKNNVEGKNEVDGKNNVEGKNNVEGKNNVEGKNNVEEKLNMEEEQFCKRRIFLNTYNLSLNGKYLCALINNYYMLIWCVHRNNHFLKLTLVGLNNLSVELQKVHKEVYVGSEITEGKKEEGDNINVKDNNKKDNILEYNNKNNEHNNENLKNDNLYINSVHIINNFFSPNENNNNQSSYYLLVFHKSCCISVFNFKYYVDEFCDNLSECIDILNINSIQNIYVEKMGHIENIELFVDPSEFFVFFNISYKLITNERKKKIEVNKSLLFVLEIFNKKRLDFKIHPKFFHIPNKSILPLCSIRLLQINDAMKFTKVLNVSVSSSSLNIINLFMFSIIFNSSKNNVSVQSFSAPIPLLMGDVCGTEKDGDEMAHGNVLLAENKNDVDDDNDGDNDDNEDNNDDNNDDNNDDDNNDDNNDDNDDDNNDDNNDDNNDDNNDDNNDDNNDDKNDDGNNVSTYHKDHCAKSTLGDEKYTFDECTSINKEIDDINHHYNFVKKNSLSEPYESIVNILKYKQSEDMEKIPNMNNNVKDNAYDNVNDNANDNVNNVHVNNIAHMNMNTFNSENPQSMEHINNYNMPSEDINENGGFEYLKKYINNEENNLIMRNKLKELLHKRNEYYLGNMKNDDYVSVSTLGISNDVDILTNQNSDKINYKYDMNECNKSLDHTSSVEKKKKKNINCDDIYGNINKDNLLSFSMGEIKTSGLSFDKVLFSHDIKNKEEKENIYMNDNNILNKMNRNNIMRNIKDNNQNDEEQNCFTANMGTSNGNVNGSMNDNINGNINDNINNNMSNNSISGVSSEFWEKFNEQYPICVKKRSSKMRPFNDTKDIVDLIFSSSTNGKVKEEEEKIGDEEMKSCQVIKNVEEEKVRDEEMKSCEVIKNVEEEKIRDEEMKSCKVIKNVEEEKITSFEVNNVEEEDIRKNLDHNKKIDIIMSNHEDTLKKYMDCEEEDVEEENKYNDDNMCNKNVSILSSLENEKLLEGKKKESFITNILLNNKYDKNNLGDLKYTNYNVHNILQNNHMLRNGEGNKIFHHVSELEGEEHVQNKDDLVIKTSINMDDTHMNIKKDETFGKKEKNLNSFLQKLGFFKNSYPVTVDTLSNNSDFIKNEIHKDTSSIKKCSDMVDEDTTSHLLLFNRMSEKCMCDKEMENENVYGFLHNNGIVYNNKVDGNKHVVDNNNNMVDNNNNMVDNNNNMVDNNNNMVNENNNMVNENNNMVNENNNIRSEDEIKNKDNILDHGDDKREDDIDLHDREGSLNKKDIFEKVYRNINRKVSEIIFEELRNINCVEKNEIRNEKSYTKSKGLINIDKYNKERENYDMNTCIFNEHDKRLIEYSCYRNSIELKKEVNKYHKKINELNEEIIYMKNMQQNLNINMISINNNINKIYEIIKSTNDVKTEKENILNVCVGSTNNMDKIKDDFNNIHGIKLDKLGNEIINIKKYMNNSINKLNDNLLIMCDELKIYGDKSIKSGNESLKKILFQDICNKLEEYKKQKDLPTNHSNNDNNNNNNYNILNYNKEVMDIFNKNHHNALKKIMPSLISSEIQIQFSKSVVPGMREAYNTGFQSIKESFNSLISDNKNWLAKELYTLEKSIYEKCEQYNNDMLLALNNKIELLQNDLKLVIYNINEKMNTICEEMNKVPKELNDCNSYQHKSIMDEKETMDNEINLNSVNNNNNNNNQMMIVEYNQQDPYQEHMHSSSTNSNYQVNKNNVVKSKVALTNMKRVKEPYAHSGSFVNSKVNHMNMNHAVTNVNEKGIMSKGVKSLSVIPKGVVSSNKGVHVVHMNNEIINNNMNGNVNNILNNHMNGNMNNILNNHMNGNMNNILNNHMNGRVSTNINTYNHSNNVNPPNTNDPSADIIIKGKINHLLSEQEYDQAFTLALSVDIEKNTNAFWILQLCCRYHSNLLSEDRLPISQPVLLGICKILCESLLRSSDLTIETVDFRIKWIRECLEQLDIHHPDFLKTNASVFIQNMFNNISNFLYDIENCIRKMNENNDNIRSKNKLMLHTDILNNESNILAFNELDNQNKKYSKYINIPNYHPYNKNMLLILQDKLVQISKLLKRIMNSSNKNSSVQ from the exons atgaacataCACGAAAtagatgaaaaaattattactCATGGTAATTTCATGAGGCAAGCCTTTTATTCAAgtaacataaaaataaagacTCATGATATCGTACAAGCCATTGAAGAGGAAGAAgagaaagaaaaagaaaagaagaaaaagaaaaaaactGATAATAAAGATTTATTACGACTAAgtgaaaatataatttctaaaataaaaagtgATGGTAgtgatataataaaaaaagaaggtTCCATATTAGACGTCAATTCACGTAATGTTTGTTATGCTTTAAAAAATGGGAAATTTCGTTTAATAAATCAGAATGGTATAAATACTACAAGagtaaaattattatatgataatgaagttttatatgtttgttttaataaagaaaatgggaattatttattattattagataataaaggacatttatatatttataaaattaatgaatataaattagATTTAATCTTATGCTTAAATTTCCCTCcttatgaaaaaaaaaatcaaaattataatattttaaaagatataaaaaatgttttaaaaagtGGAATTCCAAAAAAAGCTAGCTGGCTACCTAAAAGTGATAAGTATTTCCTGACTGGTCataataattgtatatatatatggaacttatctttattaacaaatacaataattatgaataaattaaaagatCAAATTGATGTTACTGATAAGTTAATATCATTATGTGCTATTACTTTGTCATTTGAACAAGTgatgtataaatataattatatatttaatgaagaaaaaaatgaagtGGATGGGAAAAATAACGTGGAAGGAAAAAATGAAGTGGATGGAAAAAATAACGTggaaggaaaaaataacgtggaaggaaaaaataacgtggaaggaaaaaataacGTGGaggaaaaattaaatatggAAGAAGAACAATTTTGtaaaagaagaatatttttgaatACATACAATTTAAGTTTAAATGggaaatatttatgtgcATTAATTaacaattattatatgttaatatgGTGTGTTCATAGaaataatcattttttaaaattgaCGTTGGTTGGTTTAAACAATTTAAGTGTAGAATTACAAAAGGTACATAAAGAAGTGTATGTAGGAAGTGAAATAACAGAAGGAAAAAAAGAGGAAggtgataatataaatgttaaggataataacaaaaaagataatattttagaatataataataaaaataatgaacataataatgagaatttaaaaaatgataacttatatataaattctgtccatataataaacaattttttttcacctaatgaaaataataataatcaatcatcgtattatttattagtATTCCATAAAAGTTGTTGTATATCtgtttttaattttaaatattatgtgGATGAATTTTGTGATAATTTATCAGAATGCATTGATATattgaatataaatagtatacagaatatatatgtagaGAAAATGGGTCatattgaaaatattgAATTATTCGTAGATCCATCAgaattttttgtattttttaatatttcatataaacTCATTACTAATgagagaaaaaaaaaaatagaagTTAATAAAAGTCTTCTGTTTGTTTTAGAAATATTCAATAAGAAAAGGTTAGATTTTAAAATACATCCcaaattttttcatatccCGAATAAATCAATACTTCCCTTGTGTTCTATAAGACtattacaaataaatgACGCAATGAAATTTACAAAAGTGTTGAATGTATCGGTATCATCATcttctttaaatataattaatctatttatgttttccatcatatttaattcttcaAAAAACAATGTGAGCGTGCAATCGTTTTCGGCTCCAATACCTTTGTTAATGGGAGATGTGTGTGGTACGGAGAAGGACGGTGATGAGATGGCACATGGTAATGTTCTCCTTGCTGAAAATAAGAATGATGtagatgatgataatgatggTGATAATGACgataatgaagataataatgatgataataatgatgataataatgatgatgataataatgatgataataatgatgataatgatgatgataataatgatgataataatgatgataataatgatgataataatgatgataataatgatgataataatgatgataaaaatgatgatggTAATAATGTGAGTACCTATCATAAAGACCATTGTGCTAAGAGTACCCTCGGGGATGAAAAATATACCTTTGATGAATGTACAAGTATAAACAAAGAAATTGATGATATAAATCATCATTACAATTTTGTAAAGAAAAATTCATTGAGTGAACCTTATGAAAGtattgtaaatattttgaaatataaacaaagtgaagatatggaaaaaatacctaacatgaataataatgtgAAAGATAATGCGTATGATAATGTGAATGATAATGCGAATGATAATGTGAATAATGTTcatgttaataatattgcTCATATGAATATGAACACTTTTAATAGTGAGAACCCCCAATCCATggaacatataaataattataatatgccatcagaagatataaatgaaaatggaggttttgaatatttaaagaaatatataaataatgaagaaaacaatttaattatgagaaataaattaaaagaattgTTACATAAGAGGAATGAGTATTATTTAGGgaatatgaaaaatgaTGATTATGTATCTGTTTCAACATTAGGAATATCTAATGATGTGGATATATTAACTAACCAAAATAGtgataaaattaattataaatatgatatgaATGAATGTAATAAATCCTTAGATCATACATCTTCtgttgaaaaaaaaaaaaaaaaaaatataaattgtgatgatatatatggtaatataaataaagataatttGTTGAGCTTTTCTATGGGTGAAATAAAAACTAGTGGGTTATCATTTGATAAGGTTTTATTTAGTCATGATATAAAGAACaaggaagaaaaagaaaatatttatatgaatgataataatatattgaacAAGATgaatagaaataatattatgagGAACATAAAGgataataatcaaaatgaCGAGGAACAAAATTGTTTTACAGCAAATATGGGAACCTCAAATGGTAATGTGAATGGTAGTAtgaatgataatataaatggtaatataaatgataatataaacaataatatgAGTAATAATAGCATTAGTGGGGTGAGTTCAGAATTTTGGGAAAAATTCAATGAACAATATCCTATATGTGTAAAAAAGAGAAGCAGCAAAATGAGACCCTTTAACGATACCAAAGATATTGTTGacttaatattttctaGCAGTACAAATGGTAAGGTTAAAGAGGAAGAGGAAAAAATAGGAGATGAAGAAATGAAAAGTTGTCaggtaataaaaaatgtggAGGAGGAAAAAGTAAGAGATGAGGAAATGAAAAGTTGTGaggtaataaaaaatgtggaggaggaaaaaataagagATGAGGAAATGAAAAGTTGTAaggtaataaaaaatgtggaggaggaaaaaataacaaGTTTTGAGGTAAACAATGTGGAAGAGGAAGATATAAGAAAAAACCTtgatcataataaaaaaatagatatCATTATGTCGAATCATGAAGATACgttaaagaaatatatggATTGTGAAGAAGAAGATGTTGAAGAAGAgaacaaatataatgatgataatatgtGTAACAAGAATGTTTCTATTTTAAGCTCATTAGAAAATGAGAAATTGCTggaaggaaaaaaaaaggaaagtTTTATTAcaaacatattattaaataataaatatgataaaaataatttggGTGATTTAAAATATACGAATTACAATGTTCATAATATTCTtcaaaataatcatatgtTGAGAAATGGGGAAGGCAATAAAATTTTCCATCATGTAAGTGAACTAGAAGGAGAAGAACATGTACAAAATAAAGATGATCttgtaataaaaacaagtataaatatggatgatacacatatgaatattaaaaaagatgaaaCATTTGggaagaaagaaaaaaatttaaattcatttttacaaaaattaGGCTTCTTTAAAAATTCATATCCTGTAACGGTAGACACCCTATCGAACAACAGtgattttattaaaaatgagATACATAAGGATACATCttcaataaaaaaatgttctGATATGGTAGATGAGGATACTACATCTcatttgttattatttaacaGGATGAGTGAAAAATGTATGTGTGATAAAGAAATGGAGAATGAAAATGTGTATGGATTTTTGCATAATAATGGTATtgtgtataataataaggtGGATGGGAACAAGCATGTGGTGgataataacaataatatggtggataataacaataatatggtggataataacaataatatggtggataataacaataatatgGTGAATGAGAACAATAATATGGTGAATGAGAACAATAATATGGTGAATGAGAACAATAATATACGTAGCGAagatgaaataaaaaataaggatAACATATTAGATCATGGTGATGATAAGAGAGAGGATGATATCGATTTACATGATAGAGAGGGCTCgttaaataaaaaggacATCTTTGAAAAAgtatatagaaatataaatagaaaagtatcagaaataatatttgaagagttgagaaatataaattgtGTAGAAAAGAACGAAAtaagaaatgaaaaaagtTATACAAAAAGTAAAGgattaataaatattgataaatataataaagaaagagaaaattatgatatgaatacatgtatatttaatgaaCATGATAAAAGATTGATTGAATATAGCTGTTATCGTAATAGTATTGAATTAAAGAAAGaagtaaataaatatcataagaaaataaatgaacTGAATGAggaaattatatatatgaagaatATGCAACagaatttaaatataaatatgataagtataaataataatataaataaaatatatgaaataataaagagTACTAATGATGTAAAAACcgaaaaagaaaatattttgaatgTGTGTGTAGGTAGtacaaataatatggataaaataaaagatgaTTTCAATAATATACATGGAATTAAATTAGATAAATTAGGaaatgaaataattaatataaaaaaatatatgaataatagTATAAATAAACTTAATGACAATTTGCTAATTATGTGTGATGagttaaaaatatatggaGATAAAAGTATAAAGAGTGGTAATGAaagtttaaaaaaaatccTTTTCCAagatatatgtaataaattagaagaatataaaaaacaaaaggATTTACCAACTAATCATAGcaataatgataataataataataataattataatatcttaaattataataaagaagttatggatatatttaataaaaatcatcataatgctctcaaaaaaataatgcCTTCTCTTATATCATCTGAAATACAAATACAATTTTCTAAAAGTGTTGTCCCTGGTATGAGAGAAGCATATAATACAGGATTCCAATCGATAAAAGAATCTTTTAATTCATTGATATcagataataaaaattggCTAGCTAAGGAATTATATACTTTagaaaaaagtatatatgaaaaatgtgaacaatataataatgatatgttattagctttaaataataagattgaattattacaaaatgatttaaaattagtaatttataatataaatgaaaaaatgaacaCTATATGTGAAGAAATGAATAAGGTTCCTAAGGAATTAAATGATTGTAATTCTTACCAGCATAAAAGTATAATGGATGAAAAAGAAACTATGGATAATGAAATTAACCTAAATAgtgtaaataataataataataataataatcagATGATGATCGTTGAATATAATCAACAAGATCCTTATCAGGAACATATGCATTCATCTAGTACAAATAGCAATTATCAAGtcaataaaaataatgttgTTAAATCAAAAGTAGCCCTTACAAATATGAAACGTGTTAAAGAACCTTATGCCCACTCAGGTAGTTTTGTAAATTCGAAGGTAAACCATATGAACATGAATCATGCTGTTACTAATGTTAATGAAAAGGGCATTATGTCTAAGGGTGTAAAATCTTTAAGTGTTATTCCGAAAGGTGTTGTTAGTTCAAATAAGGGTGTCCATGTGGTCCATATGaataatgaaattataaataataatatgaatggTAATGTGAATAACATTTTGAATAATCACATGAATGGTAATATGAATAACATTTTGAATAATCACATGAATGGTAATATGAATAACATTTTGAATAATCACATGAATGGTCGTGTGAGTAcgaatataaatacatataatcATAGTAATAATGTGAATCCTCCCAATACAAACGACCCATCGGCagatattataataaaaggaaaaattaATCATTTATTAAGTGAACAAGAGTATGATCAAGCTTTTACATTAGCATTATCTGTggatatagaaaaaaatacaaacGCATTTTGGATACTACAATTATGTTGTAGATATCATAGCAATTTATTATCAGAAGATCGTTTACCTATAAGTCAGCCCGTATTATTAGgtatatgtaaaatattatgtgAGTCTTTATTAAGATCTAGCGATTTAACTATAGAAACAGTAGATTTCCGAATTAAGTGGATAAGAGAATGTTTAGAACAATTAGATATACATCATCCTGATTTTCTTAAAACTAATGCATCTGTGtttatacaaaatatgtttaataacatttctaactttttatatgatattgAAAATTGtataagaaaaatgaatgaaaataatgataatataaggtcaaaaaataaattaatgtTGCATActgatatattaaataatgagAGTAATATATTAGCCTTTAATGAATTAgataatcaaaataaaaaatattcaaaatatatcaatataCCAAATTATCACccatataataaaaacatgCTTCTTATCTTACAAGACAAGTTGGTACAGATAAGCAAACTACTAAAGAG aatAATGAATAGTTCGAATAAGAATAGTTCTGTGCAATAA
- a CDS encoding coatomer alpha subunit, putative (part of same gene as PRSY57_0605300B~gap found within coding sequence), with protein sequence FHPKINMILAGLHNGVIQLWDYRIGILIDKFEEHEGPVRGIDFHNVQPLFVSGADDYLIKVWNIHLKKCVFNLVGHLDYIRKVQFHEEYPWILSASDDQTIRIWNWQSRVCIAILTGHNHYVMCAEFHPSLDYIISCSLDKTLRVWDIKLLREKNVISKGDHLDSSINNNNNNNNNIGRSVLNNNTYYSNNYLHPLNDKSYGLSKNVSNSDFLSNNQQNNSSSGVGNSYSFISNQQSINMFGASDAVCKFILEGHEKGVNCCTFHHNLPLIASGSDDKLIKIWRFNDSKCWELDTLRGHFNNVSSLVFHRTNDDLLLSNSEDHTIRIWDINKRSCIHTFRRENDRFWILSFKVNSKLIAAGHDSGMVIFKFHKEKCPFDKYEHYLFYCKDKQICLYDIIKDTNTTLCPVRKYGNVMSNGYQQLIYNQFCTTHIAIIFIYKEDAMHRTNGSSHQDDEIDEDDESTNENLYNNNKNKNNNNNNNNITHQQQYYSFDLIIWENKSALMKNNNNNNMSNNNYHNPNNSSSSSFNFFKPWSSRKDPSIKNNSNKNNIHHSNNINNVNNVNCGDDVKYIIKNKYCCFATFISRNKYIFVEKKNNNNYVLNIHNIPEDNLYKKIEVPFKVDRVHSLNNNRIIIFGEHHIYLYDMNLKKILNEIHHTDSIISVEVIKDYIAFVFKYNIVITTIDLQHLCTTHEYIRIKSGIWDERKNNNNNVFIYNTLSHLKYILINGEKGLIKYMDETVYLFKIYNNHLYYINRQENIKNILLNDTEYLFKMCLINNDEHMAYQYLNMNNNNKKKKKNTMLNNNDNHHVVPLNEKKKLYFSYNLIGYIKKKGFANLAVQMVNNNNTLFNLSVQLGHLNNALKAAKKIDKTHIWNILSVHALMLGNFQIAEYALQRTKSYDKLSFLYFFSGNIEKLKKMLSISMIRNDLISIFLNSLYLGDIEQRINIFIQQNQLNLALLCSHLYNIPINLSDKQCEFDINECNYCPKKSYYLCPPIPIVKIDDTSSSAQKKTCNNINTNETKNVMNNLNKDKVNHTQMNVTNHILWNNSYNWPVLNYEQTHYKIKTPTESNEKQYVYLKDKNNHNVHTNHKNHLTHGDKTNISQEHITNILTSEKKKLNNNESYSEVNKFEGKSDFSDENDIWKNDVNDEDINIMDLDIQENQNILNKQALKIEKGENILQKSLKRNGKIIDFLRTGNISTSLKLISKKYGIVHMEPFKPIIKNIYISTYVYITPMQNLEPLKIPLHMNENNLNNIYITKHFLYTQIKKAHKLVTLGKFTQALNLFRNILYHMIFVDTNESEQDLYDYLQMVISYILAMRLEEERNVTATSDPRRSLELMAYFTCCSLQNSHLYLVLRRGMGLAWKAQNFVTAGS encoded by the coding sequence TTTCACCCGAAGATTAATATGATTCTTGCTGGTTTACATAACGGGGTAATACAGCTGTGGGATTATCGTATAGGTATATTAATAGATAAGTTTGAAGAGCATGAAGGGCCTGTAAGAGGTATTGATTTTCATAATGTGCAACCTTTGTTTGTAAGTGGTGCTGAtgattatttaataaaggTTTGgaatattcatttaaagAAATGTGTATTTAATTTGGTTGGTCATTTAGATTATATTAGGAAGGTACAATTCCATGAAGAGTATCCTTGGATATTATCTGCATCTGATGATCAGACGATAAGAATATGGAATTGGCAAAGTCGTGTTTGTATAGCAATATTAACGGGACATAATCATTATGTTATGTGTGCTGAATTTCATCCGAGTTTagattatattatatcttgTAGTTTAGATAAAACATTAAGAGTATGGGATATAAAATTGTtaagagaaaaaaatgtgaTATCCAAAGGGGACCATCTAGATAGTAGCattaataacaataataataataataataatattggTCGTAGTGttcttaataataatacatattatagtaataattatttacatCCTTTAAACGATAAATCTTATGGATTATCGAAAAATGTTAGTAACTCAGattttttatcaaataATCAACAGAATAATAGTTCTAGTGGTGTTGGTAATtcttattcttttatatcgAATCAACAAAGTATTAATATGTTTGGAGCTTCAGATGCTGTTtgtaaatttattttagAAGGACATGAGAAAGGTGTTAATTGTTGTACGTTTCATCATAATTTACCGCTCATCGCATCAGGTTCAGatgataaattaataaaaatatggagATTTAATGATAGCAAATGTTGGGAATTAGATACATTAAGAGGacattttaataatgtATCAAGTCTTGTATTTCATCGAACAAATgatgatttattattaagtAATAGTGAAGATCATACTATACGAATATGGGATATTAATAAACGTTCTTGTATTCATACATTTAGAAGGGAAAATGATCGTTTCTGgattttatcttttaaagTAAATTCTAAATTAATCGCAGCTGGACATGATTCAGGTATGGtcatatttaaatttcataaagaaaaatgtccttttgataaatatgagcattatttattttattgtaaagataaacaaatatgtctttatgatataataaaagatacTAATACAACTTTATGTCCTGTACGAAAATATGGTAATGTTATGTCTAATGGATATCAacaattaatatataatcaatTCTGTACAACTCATATTgctattatttttatatataaagaagaTGCTATGCATCGTACGAATGGTTCGTCTCACCAAGACGATGAAATAGATGAAGATGACGAATCGACAAATGAAAATTTgtataacaataataaaaataaaaataataataataataataataatattaccCATCAACAACAGTATTATTCATTTGATTTGATTATATGGGAAAATAAAAGTGCCCTTATGAAgaacaacaacaataataatatgagtaataataattatcataatccaaataattcttcttcatcatcGTTTAACTTTTTTAAACCATGGTCATCAAGAAAAGATCCATCCATTAAAAATAACAGCAACaagaataatattcatcatagtaataatattaataatgttaataatGTGAATTGTGGTGATGATGTAAAAtacattattaaaaataaatattgcTGCTTTGCTACTTTCATTTcaagaaataaatatatttttgtggaaaagaaaaataacaataattatgttttaaatatacataatattcCTGAAGATAATctgtataaaaaaattgaagTACCCTTTAAAGTAGATCGAGTACATTCactaaataataataggattataatatttggagaacatcatatatatctttatgacatgaatttgaaaaaaatattaaatgaaatacATCACACAGATTCTATCATATCAGTAGAAGTAATAAAAGATTATATAGcttttgtttttaaatataatattgttataacAACTATTGATTTACAACATTTATGTACTACTCATGAATATATACGTATTAAAAGTGGTATATGGGATGAACGAAaaaacaacaacaacaatgtttttatttataatactCTTAGtcatttaaaatatatcttaaTTAATGGTGAAAAAGGATTAATCAAATATATGGATGAAActgtatatttatttaaaatatataataatcatttgtattatataaataggcaggaaaatataaaaaatattttattaaacGATAcagaatatttatttaaaatgtgtttaataaataatgatgaacATATGGCATAtcaatatttaaatatgaataataacaacaaaaaaaaaaaaaaaaacacaatgttgaataataatgataatcaTCATGTAGTCCCtttaaatgaaaagaaaaaattatattttagttataatttaataggatatattaaaaaaaaaggatttGCTAATTTAGCAGTACAAATggttaataataataacacattatttaatttatctGTACAATTAGGACATTTGAATAATGCTTTAAAAGCTGctaaaaaaattgataaAACACACATATGGAATATATTAAGTGTTCATGCACTCATGTTAGGAAATTTTCAGATTGCTGAATATGCATTACAAAGAACTAAATCATATGATAAActatcttttttatatttctttagtgggaatattgaaaaattaaaaaaaatgttatcTATATCCATGATAAGAAATGATCTtatttccatatttttaaattctttatatttagGTGACATAGAACAAagaattaatattttcatacAACAAAATCAACTTAATCTAGCCTTATTATGTtcacatttatataatataccaATCAACTTGTCAGATAAACAATGTGAATTTGATATTAATGAATGTAACTATTGTCCAAAAAAATCGTATTATCTTTGTCCACCTATACCTATAGTAAAAATTGACGACACTTCAAGTAGTgcacaaaaaaaaacatgtaataatataaatactaATGAAACCAAAAATGttatgaataatttaaataagGATAAGGTTAATCATACACAAATGAATGTAACAAATCATATTCTGTGGAATAATTCCTATAACTGGCCAGTATTAAATTATGAACAAACACATTATAAAATCAAGACACCAACAGAATCAAATGAAAAACAATATGTATATctaaaagataaaaataatcataatgTACATACAAATCATAAAAATCATCTTACTCATGGAGATAAAACCAACATATCACAGGAacatataacaaatatattaacatctgaaaaaaaaaaactaaataataatgaatcATATAGTGAAGTTAATAAATTCGAAGGGAAAAGCGATTTCTCTgatgaaaatgatatatGGAAAAATGATGTAAATGATGaggatataaatataatggATTTAGATATACAAGAGAACCaaaacatattaaataagCAAGCtttaaaaatagaaaaaggagaaaatattttacaaaaatcattaaaaagaaatggTAAAATTATAGATTTTCTAAGAACTGGAAATATTTCAACATCCTTGAAATTAATAtctaaaaaatatggaatTGTTCATATGGAACCATTTAAACcaattataaaaaatatttatatatctacttatgtatatattacacCTATGCAAAATTTAGAACCATTAAAAATACCTTTACATAtgaatgaaaataatttaaataatatatatattactaaacatttcttatatacacaaattaaaaaagcACATAAATTAGTTACCTTAGGAAAATTTACACAAGCACTTAATCTttttagaaatatattatatcatatgaTATTTGTAGATACAAACGAAAGCGAACAAGATTTATATGACTACCTACAAATGGTAATAAGTTATATATTAGCTATGAGACTAGAAGAAGAAAGAAATGTAACAGCAACATCGGACCCTAGAAGAAGTTTAGAATTAATGGCATATTTTACATGTTGTTCTTTGCAAAATTCCCACCTATATTTGGTTCTAAGAAGAGGAATGGGTTTGGCTTGGAAGGCTCAAAATTTTGTCACAGCTGGATCG